TAGGATAGTTTAGATACACACCAATTTGTTCACATTTCTCTGATTTTGTTTTAACTTCTACATTATTATGCCATGCTGAACAATGACTCTTGAATAGCTGTATACCCCATGAGTGCTTATTCCTCCCAATGAAACAAGAGTTGTCTGATCCTTTCCTTGCTATACATTCATATGTCACACCTACACAGCAGCCTTCACTGGTTTCAACTTCCCAGTAGTGAATACCTTTGCCCAATTCTTCTGCACACAGCAGTTGCCAGCAAGAGTCAAATCGCTTGGTGTAATCGACATAATAAACCTCATCTGGCCAGATGTTTGTCACTTTGCGGTTCCCTTTTGTCAGGAAGAGGCACTTGTGTGCAGTCTTTGAGTCAAATGTCAGTCGACGGGAGAACACCCGAAGCTCATTCCGGTTCCGAGGTTCCGAAGCATTTGGCCTATAGTGCCTCAGACCAGTCACGTCAGTGGTCAGGCTTCCCACTAGCTGATCGCATTTACTCACCAAATGCTCCTTCAGGTTCATTACAACCTGGTCTAAACCCAGTAAACTAATGTTCAACTCACATTTCTCCTTGGATGAGGATTCTCCACAGTTATTGCTTAAAGCTTTGGACTCTTGCAGAAATTTAATATTATCAACTGTTTTTGAAAGCTCTTCCATCACACATTTCTCTCTCCCCAACTCAGTATACTTATTTTGTTTCTCGGCTATAGCTTCTTCAGTCTTGGACAGTGCTATTTGCTCTTCTTTCTTTATGAATTCAACCACCCTCAATTTTGCTTCCTCTATATCCTGAACCAGTTCATTGAACTTGGCAGTGGTATCTTCTTGCAAAATAAATGCAGTACGTTGAATTGATCTGGTTTGTTTTCGTAGGTCTTCAGTCTCTCTTTTGGTCCATTTTGCATGTTCTTCCAATGATTTAACTTTATTGACTAGTTTTCTCTGctcgttctctctctcctcctctatAGTCACGACTGTGTGGTTCTCATGTTCTTGGACTATACAAATGCAACAGATGAAAGTTTCATCTGTCCTGCAGAACAGATCCAGTGGTCTTTTGTGTCTCTGGCATTTCCCATTCTCTGTAATTTTGACGGGACTGACCAGCTTGTGAAGCCTCAGCGCTGCATTTGCTTGATGGTTCCCGATGTGGGTTTCGCAGAATGATGCCATGCAATCCAAACAGGACACAGTAGCTTTCACCTTTTTGCCAGTACAAAAATCACACACCGCATCATTTGGATCAAAGCGTGATTCTGCAGCAGATACCTCCAAATTTTTGGGAACCTTTTCCACGACTTTACAGAGAACACCATCCTTACAAAGCGGAGTCATTTGATCAGAGCTCCCACGGCATTTTGGGCAGCTGCATGCCTTCACATACTCTTCTGTATCCGAGTAAATCGATATGCATTCCATGCAGATATTATGACCACAGGGAATTGTAATAGGATCTGTGAGCAACTTCAAACAGATGGCACAGACAAGTTCATCCTTAAAATGAAGTTGAGACGATGCAGCCATCGTGAAAACAAAATAATCTTGCTTAAAGTGAAAGTAAAATGTCATTTCCTG
This sequence is a window from Hemitrygon akajei chromosome 17, sHemAka1.3, whole genome shotgun sequence. Protein-coding genes within it:
- the LOC140741000 gene encoding tripartite motif-containing protein 16-like — protein: MAASSQLHFKDELVCAICLKLLTDPITIPCGHNICMECISIYSDTEEYVKACSCPKCRGSSDQMTPLCKDGVLCKVVEKVPKNLEVSAAESRFDPNDAVCDFCTGKKVKATVSCLDCMASFCETHIGNHQANAALRLHKLVSPVKITENGKCQRHKRPLDLFCRTDETFICCICIVQEHENHTVVTIEEERENEQRKLVNKVKSLEEHAKWTKRETEDLRKQTRSIQRTAFILQEDTTAKFNELVQDIEEAKLRVVEFIKKEEQIALSKTEEAIAEKQNKYTELGREKCVMEELSKTVDNIKFLQESKALSNNCGESSSKEKCELNISLLGLDQVVMNLKEHLVSKCDQLVGSLTTDVTGLRHYRPNASEPRNRNELRVFSRRLTFDSKTAHKCLFLTKGNRKVTNIWPDEVYYVDYTKRFDSCWQLLCAEELGKGIHYWEVETSEGCCVGVTYECIARKGSDNSCFIGRNKHSWGIQLFKSHCSAWHNNVEVKTKSEKCEQIGVYLNYPNGILAFYAVSEIGITLLYRFQAVFTEPLYPGFRITKSQSFCCISD